DNA sequence from the Streptomyces canus genome:
TGCCGGCATCGGAATGGTCCTGGACGACTACCTCGCCCAAGGGACCGACCCCGACGGGGAGTTCGAACGGGCGCGGGCCGGGGTTCTGACCGCCGCCACCAGCCGCTTCTATGTACAGCCCGGTCTCTTCCAGGGCCGCGCCGGGATGATCCTGCACCTGGCGCGCACGGACACCCCCGGCGCGACCCGCGAGCGGCTCGCCGAACAGATCGACGGGCTCGGCTGGTTCTCGATGGACTACCAGGGCCAACTGGCCTTCCCCGGCCACCAGATGATGCGCCTGTCGATGGACCTGGGCACCGGAACGGCAGGGTGCCTGCTCGCGCTCGGCGCGGCCCACGCGGCCCCCGGCGCTCCGGTCACCGCGCACCTGCCGTTCCTGCCGCCACCCGGGCGGCCCCTCCTACGCGGTTCCGCGACCTGACGGAGCCGTGACCCAACCCCGTCCCCACGGGTGGACGACACCGAAGAAAGGAAACCGAGATGGCACTTCTCGACCTGCAGACGATGGAGTCCGACGAGCACACCGGCGGCGGCGCGAACAGCACCCTCAGCCTGCTGTCGTGCGTCAGCGCGGCGAGCGTCACGCTCTGTCTCTGACAGGCATCGTGCGCCCATGACTCCGGGCGGTCCACTCCCGCGAGGGAGGGGCCGCCCGGGGTTCTGCACATCTCCGGAAGGCGCCGTATGACGACTCCCACCTCGCCGCGCGCCCCGCACGGC
Encoded proteins:
- a CDS encoding SapB/AmfS family lanthipeptide — protein: MALLDLQTMESDEHTGGGANSTLSLLSCVSAASVTLCL